A genomic window from Streptomyces mirabilis includes:
- the hemG gene encoding protoporphyrinogen oxidase: MRAQDSRTGTGQVVVVGGGIAGLAAAHRLLDRGARVTVLEASDRVGGKLLPGEIAGARVDLGAESMLARRPEAVALAREVGLADRLQPPATATASLWTRGVLRPMPKGHVMGVPGTAAALSGVLSDEGLARIERDAELPRTEVGDDVAVGEYVAARLGREVVDRLVEPLLGGVYAGDAYRISMRLAVPQLFAALRTHVSLTEAVREIQAKAAAAQQTGPVFMGIEGGVGQLPLAVARSVRARGGEILTGATVTELRRAGDGGWRVVAGGRVLHADGVVVAVPAGPAAALLRAEAPAAATELAGVEYASMALVTLAYRRADITLPEGSGFLVPPVDGHTIKASTFASRKWGWIAEENPDLLVLRTSVGRYGETEVLGRDDADLVDVSRHDLREATGLAAEPVATRVTRWDDGLPQYPVGHHTRVARVREHVAKLPGLAVCGAAYDGVGIPACVASAYAAVDQLGGDRAGLEALRANPVQSLHGGAGE; this comes from the coding sequence ATGCGCGCACAGGACAGTCGTACGGGTACGGGACAGGTCGTCGTCGTCGGGGGCGGCATCGCCGGTCTGGCCGCCGCCCACCGCCTGCTGGACCGCGGCGCGCGGGTGACCGTCCTCGAGGCGTCGGACCGCGTCGGCGGCAAGCTCCTGCCCGGCGAGATCGCGGGCGCACGGGTCGACCTCGGCGCCGAGTCGATGCTCGCCCGCCGCCCGGAAGCGGTCGCGCTCGCCCGCGAGGTGGGCCTCGCCGACCGTCTCCAGCCGCCCGCCACCGCGACCGCCTCCCTGTGGACGCGCGGCGTGCTGCGCCCCATGCCCAAGGGCCATGTCATGGGCGTGCCCGGCACGGCCGCCGCCCTCTCCGGAGTCCTCTCCGACGAGGGCCTGGCCCGCATCGAGCGCGACGCCGAGCTGCCCCGCACGGAAGTCGGCGACGACGTGGCCGTGGGGGAGTACGTGGCGGCACGCCTCGGCCGCGAGGTCGTCGACCGCCTGGTCGAGCCCCTCCTGGGCGGCGTCTACGCGGGCGACGCGTACCGCATCTCGATGCGGCTGGCCGTCCCCCAGCTGTTCGCCGCCCTCCGCACCCATGTCTCCCTGACCGAGGCGGTCCGTGAGATCCAGGCGAAGGCGGCCGCGGCCCAGCAGACCGGACCGGTGTTCATGGGCATCGAGGGCGGAGTGGGCCAACTCCCGCTCGCGGTCGCGCGGTCGGTGCGCGCGCGGGGCGGCGAGATCCTCACCGGCGCCACGGTGACGGAGCTGCGCCGCGCCGGGGACGGCGGCTGGCGGGTGGTGGCCGGGGGACGCGTCCTGCACGCGGACGGGGTCGTCGTGGCGGTGCCCGCAGGCCCGGCCGCCGCCCTGCTGAGGGCCGAGGCGCCCGCGGCGGCCACCGAGCTGGCCGGTGTCGAGTACGCCTCCATGGCGCTGGTGACGCTGGCCTACCGGCGCGCGGACATCACCCTCCCCGAAGGGAGCGGTTTCCTGGTGCCACCGGTGGACGGCCACACCATCAAGGCATCCACCTTCGCCTCCCGGAAGTGGGGCTGGATCGCCGAGGAGAACCCCGACCTGCTCGTCCTGCGCACCTCCGTCGGTCGGTACGGCGAGACGGAGGTGCTGGGCCGCGACGACGCCGACCTCGTGGACGTCTCCCGGCACGACCTGCGGGAGGCCACCGGCCTGGCCGCCGAGCCCGTGGCGACCCGGGTGACCCGGTGGGACGACGGCCTGCCGCAGTACCCGGTCGGGCACCACACGCGCGTGGCCCGCGTCCGCGAGCACGTGGCCAAGCTCCCGGGGCTCGCCGTCTGCGGCGCGGCGTACGACGGGGTCGGCATCCCCGCGTGCGTCGCGAGCGCGTACGCCGCCGTGGACCAGCTCGGCGGCGACCGCGCCGGACTGGAGGCGCTGAGGGCGAACCCGGTGCAGAGCCTGCACGGCGGAGCGGGAGAATAG
- the hemQ gene encoding hydrogen peroxide-dependent heme synthase translates to MSDDAPTTESGRVPNKGKLAKDLNEVIRYTLWSVFKLKDVLPEDRAGFADEVQELFDQLAAKDVTVRGTYDVSGLRADADLMIWWHAETSDQLQEAYNLFRRTRLGRALEPVWSNMALHRPAEFNRSHIPAFLADETPRNYVSVYPFVRSYDWYLLPDEDRRRMLADHGKMARGYPDVRANTVASFSLGDYEWMLAFEADELYRIVDLMRHLRASEARMHVREEVPFYTGRRKSVAELVAGLA, encoded by the coding sequence ATGAGTGACGACGCCCCCACCACCGAGTCCGGCAGGGTCCCGAACAAGGGCAAGCTGGCCAAGGACCTCAACGAGGTCATCCGCTACACCCTGTGGTCCGTGTTCAAGCTGAAGGACGTGCTGCCCGAGGACCGCGCCGGCTTCGCCGACGAGGTCCAGGAGCTCTTCGACCAGCTCGCCGCGAAGGACGTCACCGTCCGCGGGACGTACGACGTGTCGGGGCTGCGCGCCGACGCCGACCTGATGATCTGGTGGCACGCCGAGACCAGCGACCAGCTCCAGGAGGCGTACAACCTCTTCCGCCGCACCAGGCTGGGTCGCGCCCTGGAGCCGGTCTGGTCGAACATGGCGCTGCACCGCCCCGCCGAGTTCAACCGCTCGCACATCCCGGCGTTCCTCGCCGACGAGACGCCGCGCAACTATGTGAGCGTCTACCCCTTCGTGCGCTCCTACGACTGGTACCTGCTGCCCGACGAGGACCGCCGCCGCATGCTCGCCGACCACGGCAAGATGGCCCGCGGCTACCCGGACGTGCGCGCCAACACGGTCGCCTCGTTCTCCCTCGGCGACTACGAGTGGATGCTCGCGTTCGAGGCCGACGAGCTGTACCGCATCGTCGACCTCATGCGCCACCTGCGCGCCTCCGAGGCCCGCATGCACGTCCGCGAGGAGGTCCCGTTCTACACCGGCCGCCGTAAGTCCGTGGCCGAGCTGGTCGCCGGGCTCGCCTGA
- a CDS encoding alpha/beta hydrolase: MRAAVLYGTTGSLLLSGLVAAPAGGAAAWPNPAASLEARGTVVAAARAAKAGIHWGACPKGDDFPVAMRCGTVTVPLDYAQPDGKKIKLTVSRAGATGKDLRNSKHKVPRQGSLVYNPGGPGASGMYFPLIGFLPEWKRIAAAYDLVGYAPRGVDRSAPLSCEDPKRFLKGPAQSPTNPSETYKKERIAEAQAYARGCLKRSGQGIRHYTSLNNARDLDVLRAALGERKLTFMGASYGTYFGALYATLFPSHVRRMVFDSAVNPAPRQIWYRNNLDQSVAFEARWADFRAWIARHDKEYALGTTPEAVLHNYEKARARLAAAPAGGKVGPRQLQGAFLAAGYFDDYWPQRALALSAYLKGDPKPLIQQAGPHPEASAEAENGNAVYTAVECNDAPWPTNWRTWDRDNTRLARVAPFETWDNVWMNLPCAYWPVPRQKPLDVRTLPGALAPVLILAAERDAATPYEGAVELQRRLSGSVLVTESGAGTHGIAGGPNQCVNGYLDAYLLEGRLPERRAACAPHAEPEPAAPDGDKTARHDAHAREDAKTARQAP, encoded by the coding sequence ATGAGAGCTGCCGTCCTGTACGGAACCACCGGGTCCTTGCTTCTGAGCGGCCTCGTCGCCGCCCCCGCGGGCGGCGCGGCGGCCTGGCCGAACCCCGCGGCCTCCCTCGAGGCGCGCGGCACCGTGGTCGCCGCCGCCCGTGCCGCGAAAGCCGGCATCCACTGGGGCGCGTGCCCCAAGGGGGACGACTTCCCGGTCGCGATGCGCTGCGGCACGGTCACGGTGCCGCTGGACTACGCGCAACCAGACGGGAAGAAGATCAAACTGACCGTCAGCCGCGCCGGCGCCACCGGCAAGGACCTGCGCAACTCCAAGCACAAGGTGCCGCGTCAGGGCTCCCTCGTCTACAACCCGGGCGGCCCGGGCGCGTCCGGCATGTACTTCCCGCTGATCGGCTTCCTCCCCGAGTGGAAACGCATCGCGGCCGCGTACGACCTCGTGGGCTACGCCCCGCGCGGTGTGGACCGCTCGGCCCCGTTGTCCTGCGAGGACCCGAAGCGCTTTCTGAAGGGGCCCGCGCAGTCGCCGACGAACCCCTCGGAGACGTACAAGAAGGAGCGCATCGCGGAGGCACAGGCGTACGCCCGCGGCTGCCTCAAGCGCTCCGGGCAGGGCATCCGGCACTACACCTCGCTCAACAACGCCCGCGACCTCGATGTGCTGCGCGCCGCGCTGGGCGAGCGGAAGCTGACGTTCATGGGGGCGTCGTACGGCACGTACTTCGGCGCCCTGTACGCGACGCTCTTCCCCTCGCACGTACGCCGGATGGTGTTCGACTCGGCGGTGAACCCCGCCCCCCGGCAGATCTGGTACCGGAACAACCTCGACCAGTCGGTCGCGTTCGAGGCCCGTTGGGCGGACTTCCGCGCGTGGATCGCCAGGCACGACAAGGAGTACGCGCTCGGCACCACGCCCGAAGCGGTGCTGCACAACTACGAGAAGGCGCGGGCACGGCTCGCCGCGGCGCCCGCGGGCGGCAAGGTGGGGCCGCGTCAGTTGCAAGGCGCGTTCCTGGCGGCGGGGTACTTCGACGACTACTGGCCGCAGCGCGCCCTGGCGCTGTCCGCCTATCTGAAGGGCGACCCGAAGCCGCTGATCCAGCAGGCCGGGCCGCATCCGGAGGCGTCGGCCGAGGCGGAGAACGGCAACGCGGTGTACACGGCCGTGGAGTGCAACGACGCGCCCTGGCCGACGAACTGGCGTACCTGGGACCGGGACAACACCCGGCTCGCGCGCGTGGCACCGTTCGAGACCTGGGACAACGTGTGGATGAACCTGCCGTGCGCCTACTGGCCGGTGCCGCGGCAGAAGCCCCTCGATGTGCGGACGCTGCCCGGCGCGCTGGCGCCGGTCCTGATCCTGGCGGCCGAGCGGGACGCGGCGACGCCCTACGAGGGGGCGGTGGAGCTCCAGCGGCGGCTGTCCGGCTCGGTCCTGGTGACCGAGAGCGGCGCCGGGACGCACGGGATCGCGGGCGGCCCCAACCAGTGCGTCAACGGCTACCTGGACGCGTACCTCCTGGAGGGCCGCCTCCCGGAGCGGCGCGCGGCGTGCGCCCCGCACGCGGAGCCGGAGCCGGCGGCGCCGGACGGTGACAAGACCGCCCGGCACGACGCACACGCCCGTGAGGACGCGAAGACGGCCCGCCAGGCTCCCTGA
- a CDS encoding TIGR04222 domain-containing membrane protein has protein sequence MFWVLLLLLAWAAAGISCTRLCLAAVRAAAVDADAARGHHLTLYEAAFLSGGPARVADLTLVSMARQRRLLLAHTGWATVVDPRGRDEMECSVIGAIGPQGQSRIAPVRASTAAADSVHRLADRLVAAGLAVPDGARTTVASAIRQVQAAAAAVLALGAVAVLMPSQSRGSENDVPIAVWFSLPLILTVSCLAIARIEVHPYTRWASPAGQRLLGTLARHPDATGDDRTYLTSVAVRGVRAVDEPELRAAFAHRDRSPERQR, from the coding sequence ATGTTCTGGGTCCTCCTCCTGCTCCTGGCCTGGGCCGCGGCCGGTATCTCCTGCACTCGGCTGTGCCTGGCCGCCGTGCGCGCGGCGGCGGTCGACGCCGACGCGGCGCGCGGACACCACCTCACGCTGTACGAGGCGGCGTTCCTGTCCGGCGGCCCCGCCCGGGTCGCCGATCTGACCCTGGTGTCGATGGCCCGTCAGCGGCGGCTGTTGCTCGCGCACACGGGCTGGGCGACCGTCGTGGACCCGCGCGGTCGCGACGAGATGGAGTGCTCGGTGATAGGGGCGATAGGTCCGCAGGGGCAGTCCCGGATAGCGCCCGTACGGGCGAGCACGGCCGCCGCGGACTCCGTACACCGCCTCGCCGACCGTCTCGTCGCCGCGGGCCTCGCCGTGCCCGACGGCGCCCGCACCACCGTCGCGAGCGCCATCCGCCAGGTCCAGGCCGCCGCCGCGGCCGTCCTCGCGCTCGGCGCCGTCGCCGTGCTGATGCCCTCCCAGTCCCGGGGGAGCGAGAACGACGTGCCGATCGCCGTGTGGTTCTCGCTGCCGCTCATCCTCACCGTGAGCTGCCTCGCCATCGCCCGCATCGAGGTCCACCCGTACACGCGCTGGGCCTCCCCGGCCGGACAGCGGCTGCTCGGCACCCTCGCCCGGCACCCCGACGCCACCGGCGACGACCGTACGTACCTCACCTCGGTCGCCGTACGCGGCGTCCGCGCCGTCGACGAGCCGGAGCTGCGCGCGGCCTTCGCGCACCGCGACCGAAGCCCCGAGCGGCAGCGCTGA